A part of Pirellulaceae bacterium genomic DNA contains:
- a CDS encoding redoxin domain-containing protein: MSVVNQTLLCLALVSFAPHVLCAQDSDAAPAIAQAPARFLTAVDTQGQIHRLCAEPNTKCTALVFLTSECPISRQYIPELNRITAELSAEGAVVLGVLYDPNTTRSQAAQFAEEFKLAFPLLFDASGELAAHFQPTHVPEAFVLDVDGHQLYRGRIDDIYASVDRRRAQATTHDLRDALKQTLAGTPVVTARTQPIGCRLGTISDQPPAQVTYTRDIAPLLFAHCAECHRPGEVAPITLLSYEDAQKRADWLTEITGSGLMPPWKAEVGHVEFLGERRLSDFAKGLLKTWAATGAPQGDAADLPPAPTFSSDWRLGKPDLLLQAPVAFTIPADGPDVFQHFVIPSGLLEDKNVIGFEFRPGNPAVVHHAILFMDTMGLARAKDEETPEPGYVTFGSIGVPTAGIVGVWTPGMTPRFLPDGMGMILPKGADIVLQLHIHPSGKEETDQSSLALYFSDQPPTRQLSRAPLVLGSVIVDIPANDPQHEITSTVTLPTDVTLISVLPHMHLLGKEIKVTATLPDGQETEVVWIKDWNFYWQDNYVYKRPMTLPAGTRLDMYCSYDNTADNPANPTIPPKRVFFGNGSTDEMSFAIFQMVADSPGGQMSIQMGLRNTFMKQWAQAKLDAEARTHIVQEMMKLFGAPQGGDSSAFMRLLGAGGRGQSAD; encoded by the coding sequence ATGTCAGTGGTAAACCAAACGCTGCTATGTTTGGCCCTCGTTAGTTTTGCACCGCATGTTTTATGCGCTCAGGATTCGGATGCGGCCCCGGCCATTGCTCAAGCTCCGGCTAGGTTCCTGACGGCTGTCGATACACAGGGGCAAATCCATCGCCTGTGCGCCGAGCCGAATACCAAGTGCACGGCGCTGGTGTTTTTGACCAGTGAGTGTCCGATTTCCAGACAGTATATTCCTGAACTGAACCGGATCACCGCTGAGTTGTCTGCCGAGGGTGCGGTGGTCTTGGGTGTCCTATATGATCCCAACACCACACGCAGCCAGGCAGCTCAGTTCGCCGAGGAGTTTAAGTTGGCGTTTCCGCTGCTGTTTGATGCATCGGGCGAGTTAGCCGCGCATTTTCAGCCTACACACGTGCCCGAAGCGTTTGTGTTAGACGTAGACGGACATCAACTGTATCGTGGTCGAATTGACGACATATACGCTTCGGTCGATCGTCGACGAGCTCAGGCAACGACCCACGACCTGCGTGATGCGCTCAAGCAAACGCTGGCTGGGACACCGGTTGTCACTGCGCGTACGCAACCGATTGGCTGCCGTTTAGGCACAATCTCAGATCAGCCTCCAGCACAGGTAACCTATACGCGCGACATCGCTCCCCTGTTGTTCGCACACTGTGCCGAGTGCCACAGGCCTGGCGAGGTAGCTCCTATTACCCTGCTGAGTTACGAAGATGCTCAAAAACGTGCGGATTGGCTAACGGAAATTACGGGTTCGGGACTGATGCCGCCTTGGAAGGCCGAAGTTGGACACGTGGAGTTTTTGGGAGAACGCCGTCTGTCGGATTTCGCCAAGGGATTGTTAAAGACCTGGGCCGCAACAGGTGCTCCACAGGGAGACGCTGCGGATTTGCCACCTGCTCCCACGTTTTCCAGTGATTGGCGGTTGGGAAAGCCAGATCTGCTGCTCCAGGCACCGGTTGCATTCACCATCCCGGCCGACGGGCCGGATGTCTTTCAGCACTTCGTTATCCCTTCGGGGCTGCTGGAAGATAAGAACGTAATTGGATTCGAATTCCGACCGGGCAATCCAGCCGTAGTGCACCACGCCATTCTATTCATGGACACGATGGGGCTTGCGCGGGCTAAGGATGAAGAAACACCTGAGCCAGGCTATGTTACCTTCGGTTCGATCGGCGTTCCTACCGCTGGCATCGTAGGCGTGTGGACGCCCGGCATGACGCCCAGGTTTCTGCCGGACGGCATGGGGATGATTCTGCCCAAGGGCGCTGATATCGTTTTGCAATTGCATATCCATCCGAGCGGCAAAGAGGAAACTGATCAGTCCTCGTTGGCACTCTATTTTTCGGATCAGCCTCCGACTCGGCAGTTGTCTCGCGCGCCGTTGGTATTGGGCTCAGTGATAGTTGACATACCTGCCAACGATCCGCAGCATGAAATCACTTCTACGGTTACGTTGCCCACCGATGTCACCTTGATCTCCGTTTTGCCGCACATGCACCTTCTTGGCAAGGAAATCAAAGTCACAGCGACGTTGCCGGATGGCCAGGAAACCGAGGTGGTCTGGATTAAGGACTGGAATTTTTATTGGCAGGATAACTACGTTTACAAACGGCCAATGACACTTCCTGCCGGAACTCGGCTGGATATGTATTGCTCCTACGACAATACGGCCGACAATCCAGCCAACCCAACGATACCTCCCAAGCGAGTGTTCTTTGGCAATGGCAGTACCGACGAAATGTCCTTTGCAATCTTCCAGATGGTGGCCGATAGCCCAGGCGGCCAAATGAGTATACAAATGGGGTTGCGCAATACCTTCATGAAGCAATGGGCACAGGCCAAGCTGGATGCCGAGGCCCGAACGCACATTGTTCAAGAGATGATGAAACTGTTCGGCGCTCCTCAGGGAGGCGACAGCTCCGCGTTCATGCGACTGTTGGGAGCCGGTGGCCGAGGGCAATCTGCTGACTAG
- the rpsR gene encoding 30S ribosomal protein S18, translating to MFIDYKDVETLRKLVNRHGRIVGRRKTGCSAVSQHAVTAAIKRARFMALLPYVGE from the coding sequence ATGTTCATTGACTACAAGGACGTTGAAACCCTGCGGAAGCTGGTCAATCGTCACGGCCGTATTGTAGGCCGCCGCAAGACCGGTTGCTCTGCAGTCAGTCAGCATGCGGTGACGGCGGCTATCAAGCGCGCGCGATTCATGGCACTTTTGCCCTATGTGGGCGAGTAG
- a CDS encoding DinB family protein: MSTKSVIRDGLQTAQMVGLAYLSDLDDAQLMLRPHPDCHSINWQIGHLIISEHDQINKIASAAMPDLPVGFRESFAATNSAADDTDGSFGKEQLLAIYQGQRQATLKVLSQLTEEQLDQPTGISYAPTQAALIQMQGAHWLMHCGQWAVVRRQCGKPVVI, translated from the coding sequence ATGAGTACAAAGTCGGTGATTCGCGATGGTCTGCAGACTGCACAGATGGTTGGCCTGGCTTACTTGAGCGACTTGGATGATGCTCAGTTAATGTTGCGACCACATCCTGACTGCCATTCAATCAATTGGCAAATTGGTCATCTGATTATCTCAGAACATGACCAGATCAACAAAATCGCGTCTGCCGCCATGCCCGACTTGCCAGTCGGGTTTCGCGAGAGTTTTGCCGCAACAAACTCTGCGGCGGACGACACGGACGGTAGCTTTGGCAAGGAGCAATTGCTGGCTATCTATCAAGGGCAGCGACAAGCGACATTGAAGGTGCTGAGCCAATTGACCGAAGAACAGCTCGATCAGCCTACCGGGATTTCATACGCACCAACGCAGGCGGCTCTGATTCAAATGCAGGGTGCACACTGGCTGATGCATTGCGGCCAGTGGGCGGTAGTTCGCCGTCAATGCGGTAAACCCGTTGTGATCTGA
- the fliW gene encoding flagellar assembly protein FliW, which produces MLVQSTRFGNISAKQDDILIFPNGLIGFESTKHWLLVADPENPLIAWLQSTSQPQVALPLISPRKFLPDYKVHLSQRQLTNLHVRSTDQLYVMLVLSKSGKTLTANLRGPIIINLTQRLALQTVVNDPLPLALPLIITETGSIREAA; this is translated from the coding sequence ATGCTGGTTCAGTCCACACGCTTTGGCAACATTTCAGCCAAGCAGGATGACATCCTGATTTTCCCCAACGGTTTGATTGGCTTTGAAAGCACCAAGCATTGGCTGCTCGTGGCCGATCCTGAGAATCCGTTGATCGCTTGGTTGCAATCGACCTCGCAACCACAAGTCGCATTGCCGCTGATCAGCCCTCGCAAGTTTCTGCCCGACTACAAAGTGCACCTGAGCCAACGGCAGCTCACCAATCTGCACGTCCGCTCGACGGATCAGTTGTACGTAATGTTAGTCTTGAGCAAGTCCGGCAAGACGCTCACGGCCAATTTGCGCGGACCGATCATCATCAACCTGACGCAGCGACTTGCGCTGCAGACGGTGGTCAACGATCCCTTGCCACTGGCACTGCCGTTGATAATTACCGAGACCGGTTCGATTCGCGAGGCAGCCTGA
- a CDS encoding RDD family protein, whose protein sequence is MFRGSISNDQLGCHTRVITPENIAFQYVLAGPFQRLPAFALDLLLRAIVIVILLLGGFFLMAWLNLLPAMGSMFGFVFLVSVFGLSWFYGIFFETYFNGRTPGKKLMRLRVISVDGRPINGLQATLRNVLRSADMNVMLSVQIFSHEAPPYYFIPTMTIGLVSMLLTARMQRVGDLAAGTMVVVEARRLAPASVPIDDVRAYGLAELIPANFQVGSSLAQALGLYMENRKRLKANRREEVAGLLARPLIQRFQLLPDTSHDLLLCALYVRSFLTEKQRQQGVLALRGMHPAISAGPSQPAAYPSTVAT, encoded by the coding sequence ATGTTCCGCGGTTCAATCTCTAATGACCAATTGGGTTGCCATACGCGGGTCATCACTCCCGAAAACATCGCCTTTCAATATGTGCTGGCTGGTCCGTTCCAACGGCTGCCAGCCTTTGCGCTCGACCTACTGTTGAGAGCGATTGTAATCGTAATTCTGCTATTGGGAGGATTCTTTTTGATGGCCTGGCTAAATCTGTTGCCAGCCATGGGTTCGATGTTTGGTTTCGTATTTCTGGTTAGTGTCTTCGGATTGTCCTGGTTCTACGGGATTTTTTTTGAAACGTATTTTAATGGGCGCACTCCGGGAAAGAAGCTGATGCGACTGCGGGTCATTAGTGTCGACGGTCGGCCCATCAATGGATTGCAGGCAACGCTCCGCAACGTTTTGCGATCAGCAGACATGAATGTGATGTTATCGGTTCAGATATTTAGTCACGAGGCGCCGCCGTATTATTTTATTCCCACGATGACCATTGGACTGGTGAGTATGTTGCTGACCGCGCGTATGCAGCGCGTGGGTGACTTGGCAGCTGGCACAATGGTAGTTGTTGAGGCCCGGCGATTGGCACCGGCCAGCGTGCCGATCGACGACGTACGCGCCTACGGGTTAGCCGAGTTGATTCCGGCTAATTTCCAAGTGGGTAGCTCGCTGGCCCAGGCGCTGGGGCTGTACATGGAAAACCGAAAGCGGCTTAAGGCCAACCGTCGTGAGGAAGTGGCTGGCTTACTGGCGCGACCATTGATCCAGCGCTTCCAGCTCCTGCCGGACACCAGCCATGATCTGTTGTTGTGCGCCCTGTATGTCCGGAGTTTCCTGACTGAAAAGCAGCGACAGCAGGGTGTTCTGGCGCTGCGCGGAATGCATCCTGCCATCAGCGCTGGCCCATCGCAGCCGGCAGCCTATCCCTCAACTGTAGCTACGTAG
- a CDS encoding adenylate/guanylate cyclase domain-containing protein has protein sequence MVDPSGARLTIRQPNRQYELPLRGRSSWTIGRNDDNQVVIKERWISRSQAMVQAMDNAEYVLIDLGSRNGTFVNGRRVTIPVQLANGDLITFGQSAAGQETVISFAGSKRIRHGSSWFGKAGEVDRSATIELSEQRLISVLVMDIRDFTRLTREMGESALSKMIGSWFREAGRIIQQHGSNVDKYIGDAVMAVWIHATNEPQGEDIFAICRALRDLWRMTQDVQSKYPVPFPLRIGVGVNTGNAVIGNKGTSDRPDYSPLGDCVNAAFRLESCTKEIQQDVAFGEVTYGWLLSMLDRPPAAFGKHQVSLKGYDGLTTTYACSFEALDNFLNQYDVGHDGLDRSTATGA, from the coding sequence ATGGTTGATCCCTCCGGAGCTCGACTTACCATCCGCCAGCCCAATCGGCAGTATGAACTGCCGCTGCGGGGCCGATCGAGTTGGACGATTGGTCGCAACGACGACAACCAAGTGGTGATTAAGGAGCGCTGGATTTCTCGCAGTCAAGCGATGGTCCAGGCTATGGATAATGCCGAATACGTGCTGATCGACCTGGGCAGTCGCAATGGGACATTTGTCAATGGTCGGCGGGTGACAATTCCGGTTCAACTGGCCAATGGCGACCTGATTACATTTGGCCAGAGCGCAGCCGGGCAGGAGACCGTAATTTCGTTTGCGGGTTCCAAGCGGATTCGTCACGGTTCCAGTTGGTTCGGCAAGGCTGGCGAAGTGGATCGCAGCGCCACGATTGAGCTTAGCGAACAGCGCTTGATCTCGGTGTTGGTAATGGACATTCGAGATTTCACACGCCTGACTCGGGAAATGGGCGAGAGCGCGCTGTCCAAGATGATTGGATCGTGGTTTCGTGAAGCAGGGCGGATCATTCAGCAGCATGGCAGCAACGTTGACAAGTATATTGGCGACGCTGTCATGGCGGTGTGGATACACGCTACCAATGAACCTCAGGGTGAAGACATTTTTGCCATCTGTCGAGCACTGCGCGATTTATGGCGGATGACTCAGGATGTCCAGAGTAAATATCCGGTGCCGTTTCCGCTGCGCATTGGTGTGGGAGTTAATACCGGAAACGCGGTGATCGGCAATAAAGGAACCTCGGATCGGCCTGACTATTCGCCACTGGGCGATTGTGTAAACGCCGCATTTCGTTTGGAGTCCTGCACGAAGGAGATTCAGCAGGATGTGGCGTTCGGCGAAGTAACCTACGGGTGGTTACTGAGTATGCTGGACCGGCCGCCGGCAGCGTTCGGTAAACATCAGGTTTCTCTCAAAGGATACGACGGTTTGACAACCACCTATGCCTGTTCGTTTGAGGCGCTGGACAACTTCTTGAACCAGTATGATGTGGGTCATGACGGGCTGGATCGAAGCACAGCCACTGGTGCTTGA
- a CDS encoding stage II sporulation protein M — protein MSTHADHLAERRHQWQELEQALPGLAVWRLRKCHGRELMRVSDLYRSACADLAMAEQYRLSPETVAYLHDLVGRSHNAIYRSRRFQYGQWIDVLFREAPQQIFQDRCVHLCGLLFFGLFALAAFVSWNAAMFPGVAERILGAAQIEMMETMYEKVDFSQAGGGNFEMVGFYIYHNTGIGLSCFAMGPLIVPGLWTTAYNATTLGATFGYMARPETPGGDNLLHFVTAHGAFELTAIALAAAAGLRIGCGWLFTSGLTRLSSLQLHTRRAVPIMAASAVLFVLAAFTEGMLSPSGVPYLFKAMFGMFSSGLLMFYFVVLGYPRQDQHATGPH, from the coding sequence ATGAGCACACATGCTGATCACTTAGCTGAGCGTCGCCACCAATGGCAGGAGTTGGAGCAAGCCTTACCGGGCCTGGCTGTGTGGCGTTTGCGTAAGTGCCATGGGCGGGAGCTGATGCGGGTGTCGGACCTGTATCGCTCGGCCTGCGCCGATTTGGCTATGGCCGAGCAATATCGGCTGTCGCCAGAAACTGTGGCCTACCTGCATGACCTGGTTGGCCGCTCGCATAACGCCATTTACCGCTCGCGTCGGTTTCAATACGGTCAGTGGATCGACGTTCTGTTCAGGGAAGCCCCGCAACAGATATTCCAAGACCGGTGTGTCCATCTATGCGGTCTGCTGTTCTTCGGATTGTTCGCCTTGGCCGCTTTTGTCAGTTGGAATGCAGCCATGTTTCCAGGCGTCGCCGAGCGGATCTTGGGTGCCGCGCAAATCGAAATGATGGAAACCATGTATGAAAAGGTCGATTTCAGCCAGGCTGGTGGAGGGAATTTCGAGATGGTGGGCTTTTACATCTATCACAATACCGGCATCGGATTGTCTTGCTTCGCCATGGGGCCGCTGATCGTTCCGGGATTATGGACTACCGCCTACAACGCAACCACGCTGGGGGCTACTTTTGGCTATATGGCTCGACCAGAAACACCCGGCGGCGATAACCTGTTGCATTTTGTAACCGCTCATGGTGCCTTTGAGCTAACCGCCATCGCGTTGGCCGCCGCAGCCGGATTGAGAATTGGCTGTGGTTGGCTGTTTACTTCAGGGCTAACTCGGCTTTCGTCGTTGCAACTGCATACGCGGCGGGCCGTGCCCATCATGGCCGCTTCGGCAGTGCTGTTCGTTTTAGCTGCTTTTACCGAAGGGATGCTGTCGCCCAGTGGGGTACCCTATCTCTTCAAAGCCATGTTTGGCATGTTTTCAAGCGGGTTGTTGATGTTTTACTTTGTCGTGCTGGGTTATCCTCGCCAGGATCAACATGCAACTGGACCGCACTGA
- the csrA gene encoding carbon storage regulator CsrA encodes MLVLSRHIDESIMIGDDVVVTVVDIRGDKVRLGIEAPQAIPVHRQEVYEAIKRENQKAGQIQPGETRNVRRGP; translated from the coding sequence ATGTTGGTGCTGTCGCGACACATTGACGAGAGCATCATGATCGGAGACGACGTAGTAGTCACAGTCGTAGATATTCGAGGCGACAAGGTTCGGCTCGGAATTGAGGCGCCTCAGGCGATACCTGTACACCGCCAAGAAGTCTACGAAGCGATTAAACGCGAGAATCAAAAGGCTGGGCAAATCCAGCCAGGTGAGACACGCAATGTTCGACGCGGCCCATAA
- the malQ gene encoding 4-alpha-glucanotransferase produces MPTFPRSSGVLLHVTSLPGEYGIGDLGPAAFRFIDFLSAAGQSLWQILPLGPTIQCHSPYSSYSAFAGNPLLISPIQLVEDGFLQPEDLNDLLQVPLQSHVDFASAEQVRLVALERAFQRFQVSQACAEIDEFEAFCTLQQGWLRDFALFAALIEHYGNDQWTTWEPGIVHRDRPTLASWRERLAGQVQRQQFIQFLFFSQWQQVKRYANQRGIRIFGDMPIFVSHGSADVWAGQSLFHLDQDGHPTVVAGVPPDYFSQTGQLWGNPLYRWDRLEETGYRWWISRIGAAFQLYDVLRIDHFRGFEAYWEIPAGAPTAVQGRWLPGPGAKMFDAVRSQLGELPIVAEDLGLITKEVHQLREQLEFPGMRVLQFGFDSPTDGFHRPENYPLNSVAYTGTHDNETIIGWYRARQQSKQQSGQRDVLDRYLAADTRDDDVHWQLISMVMNSASHTVIVPMQDALGLGNEARMNFPGTVHGNWCWRAMPQQINSTLAAHLRVITEHSERYQLASVR; encoded by the coding sequence ATGCCGACCTTTCCTCGATCCTCCGGAGTCTTGCTGCATGTTACCAGCCTGCCCGGCGAGTATGGCATTGGCGACTTGGGGCCGGCCGCTTTTCGGTTCATAGACTTTTTATCCGCAGCGGGTCAGTCGCTGTGGCAGATTCTGCCCCTGGGGCCGACCATACAGTGTCATTCACCCTATAGCAGCTACTCGGCATTCGCTGGCAATCCTCTGTTGATTAGCCCCATTCAGTTAGTCGAAGACGGATTCTTGCAGCCCGAAGATTTGAATGACCTATTGCAAGTGCCCCTGCAAAGCCACGTGGACTTTGCATCTGCCGAGCAAGTTCGCTTGGTGGCGCTGGAACGCGCGTTCCAGCGATTTCAAGTTAGCCAGGCCTGTGCGGAGATTGACGAGTTCGAAGCCTTCTGCACGCTTCAGCAGGGCTGGTTGCGCGACTTTGCGTTGTTCGCAGCGCTGATTGAGCATTATGGCAATGACCAGTGGACCACCTGGGAGCCCGGTATCGTTCACCGCGATCGACCGACGCTCGCCTCGTGGCGCGAGCGACTGGCCGGTCAGGTACAGCGCCAACAGTTCATTCAGTTCCTATTCTTCTCTCAATGGCAGCAGGTCAAACGCTATGCCAATCAACGGGGTATTCGAATTTTCGGAGATATGCCCATCTTTGTTTCGCATGGCAGTGCCGATGTCTGGGCTGGTCAAAGTCTGTTTCATCTGGATCAAGATGGTCATCCGACTGTTGTGGCCGGAGTTCCCCCCGATTATTTCAGTCAGACCGGCCAACTGTGGGGCAATCCGCTGTATCGCTGGGATCGATTAGAAGAGACCGGGTATCGCTGGTGGATCAGTCGCATTGGAGCCGCTTTCCAATTATACGATGTATTGAGGATTGATCACTTTCGCGGGTTCGAAGCCTATTGGGAGATTCCAGCTGGCGCTCCGACTGCGGTCCAAGGTCGGTGGCTACCGGGGCCAGGCGCAAAAATGTTTGACGCCGTGCGCAGCCAGCTGGGCGAACTACCGATCGTTGCCGAAGACCTCGGGCTGATAACGAAAGAAGTTCACCAGTTGCGCGAGCAGTTGGAATTCCCCGGCATGCGCGTGCTGCAGTTCGGGTTTGATTCACCAACCGACGGCTTTCATCGTCCCGAAAACTATCCGCTCAATAGCGTGGCCTACACCGGCACTCACGACAACGAGACGATCATCGGTTGGTATCGGGCGCGACAACAGTCAAAACAGCAGTCCGGACAGCGCGACGTACTGGATCGCTATTTGGCAGCCGACACCCGCGACGACGATGTGCACTGGCAATTAATCAGCATGGTGATGAATTCAGCCAGCCACACAGTGATCGTGCCCATGCAAGATGCACTTGGATTAGGCAACGAAGCTCGCATGAATTTTCCAGGAACCGTGCATGGCAATTGGTGCTGGCGTGCGATGCCGCAGCAGATCAATAGTACTCTGGCGGCCCACCTGCGCGTCATCACCGAACATTCCGAACGTTATCAATTGGCGAGCGTTCGGTAG
- a CDS encoding acyl-CoA thioesterase codes for MADSFVTFRRVEFCETDAAGLVHFAALFCYMEQAEHALLRSLGTSVVAKIDDQWHLSWPRVQAHCDFLAPMRFEEQLKICVRVARLGKKSVTYQFDIYSESDTLVAKGRIVSVCCRVHAGGATIQSFPIPGELRKQLQALIMEES; via the coding sequence GTGGCCGACAGTTTCGTAACCTTTCGGCGCGTTGAATTCTGTGAAACAGACGCGGCAGGTCTTGTGCATTTTGCCGCGTTGTTTTGTTATATGGAGCAGGCCGAGCATGCGCTGCTGCGCAGTTTGGGAACGAGTGTCGTTGCTAAGATCGACGACCAGTGGCACCTCAGTTGGCCGCGTGTCCAAGCCCACTGCGATTTCCTGGCCCCCATGCGGTTTGAAGAGCAACTGAAGATTTGCGTTCGCGTGGCTCGATTGGGAAAAAAAAGCGTCACCTATCAATTCGACATTTATTCTGAATCGGATACATTGGTCGCTAAGGGGCGGATCGTGTCCGTTTGTTGTCGGGTGCATGCCGGGGGAGCAACAATTCAATCGTTCCCGATTCCGGGGGAGCTGCGCAAGCAGTTGCAAGCTCTGATAATGGAAGAATCGTAA
- a CDS encoding glycogen/starch/alpha-glucan phosphorylase, which yields MNPVISDEQIAPNCGLLSLECEIHRHLHFTLGHNTKSAKMRYLYRALAIAIRDRLIASWNATEQRIATQAPRRVHYLSLEFLIGRSLSNAVYNIDLEETTREALSGFGGTLEEVAERERDAGLGNGGLGRLAACFLDSCANLQLPVRGYGIRYEYGMFHQRIENGRQVEEPDHWLLYGNPWELERSESTRRVKFYGRSELYYDAQGVHHCRWVDTADILAVPFDMPIPGFRNKTVNTLRLWKAAATHAFDLNEFNAGGYSESVAAKNMAEKISMVLYPNDASENGKELRLKQQYFLVSASLQDVLADWVEVHGRDVSGFGEANCFQLNDTHPACAVPELMRLLMDDYGQSWDQAWAITTRCMAYTNHTLLPEALERWSVRLFSRLLPRLAEIIFEINRRFLIQIEQKWPGNTQIRDAMSLVEGGHEPHFRMAYLSIVGCFSVNGVAHLHTELLKSGLFENFHQLWPEKFNNKTNGVTHRRWLAHCNPGLRSLIGSAIGDAWERDLSHIEALIPLADDAGFRQKWRQVKSVNKTRLSRFVEERTGVCFMEHALFDVQVKRIHEYKRQLLNVLHVIHLYDRICRGDTTGMVPRCVLIGGKAAPGYFVAKVIIKLINNVGAVINSDPKASEWLKLVFLPNYQVSAMEIICPGTELSEQISTAGKEASGTGNMKFMMNGALTIGTLDGANIEIREKAGADNFFLFGLNAAEVAEARMGYDPNRIINNDPEIRQLMELLEGGRFSANEPGIFDVITGGLRNPHDPWLTIADLRSYIDSQREVAKVYRDVETWNRMSIINTASSGWFSSDRTIGQYAEEIWQVRPVGRG from the coding sequence ATGAATCCAGTCATTTCCGACGAACAAATTGCCCCGAATTGCGGGCTGCTAAGTTTGGAATGTGAAATCCATAGGCACCTACACTTCACGTTAGGGCACAATACCAAATCGGCCAAGATGCGGTATCTGTATCGGGCGCTGGCGATCGCCATTCGTGATCGATTGATTGCCAGTTGGAATGCTACTGAACAGCGGATTGCAACTCAAGCACCACGACGGGTTCATTATCTGTCGTTGGAATTCTTGATCGGTCGGTCGCTCAGCAACGCTGTTTATAATATTGACTTGGAAGAAACGACCCGGGAAGCCCTGAGTGGATTCGGTGGAACACTTGAGGAAGTTGCCGAGCGTGAACGCGATGCCGGCTTAGGAAATGGCGGCCTGGGGCGACTCGCAGCCTGCTTTCTGGATAGCTGTGCCAATCTGCAATTGCCGGTGCGCGGCTATGGCATCCGCTACGAATACGGCATGTTCCACCAGCGCATTGAGAATGGCCGGCAAGTTGAAGAGCCGGACCATTGGTTGTTATATGGCAATCCGTGGGAACTGGAGCGCAGCGAATCGACTCGGCGCGTTAAGTTTTATGGTCGCAGCGAATTGTATTACGACGCTCAAGGTGTTCATCATTGTCGTTGGGTAGATACCGCAGATATCTTGGCGGTGCCCTTTGACATGCCGATTCCCGGATTTCGTAACAAGACGGTTAACACGTTACGGCTGTGGAAGGCTGCGGCGACCCATGCATTCGACCTCAACGAATTCAACGCTGGTGGCTACTCGGAGTCGGTGGCGGCCAAGAACATGGCCGAAAAGATTTCGATGGTCCTATACCCCAACGATGCCAGTGAAAACGGCAAGGAATTGCGACTCAAGCAGCAATATTTCTTGGTGTCAGCCAGTTTGCAGGATGTTCTGGCGGATTGGGTTGAGGTTCATGGTCGCGACGTGAGTGGATTCGGCGAGGCCAACTGTTTTCAGCTGAATGATACCCACCCGGCGTGTGCTGTACCTGAGTTGATGCGGCTGTTGATGGATGATTACGGTCAGAGTTGGGATCAGGCCTGGGCGATCACCACCCGCTGCATGGCGTATACGAATCATACCTTGTTGCCTGAGGCACTTGAGCGCTGGTCGGTGCGATTGTTCAGCCGACTTCTGCCGCGTTTGGCTGAAATTATCTTCGAGATCAATCGTCGATTTCTGATTCAAATCGAGCAGAAGTGGCCGGGCAATACTCAAATCCGCGATGCGATGTCGCTGGTAGAGGGCGGCCATGAGCCTCATTTTCGCATGGCCTATTTGTCGATCGTGGGTTGCTTTTCCGTCAACGGTGTAGCTCATTTGCACACGGAATTGCTCAAGTCCGGTCTATTCGAAAACTTCCATCAACTGTGGCCTGAGAAATTTAACAACAAGACTAACGGAGTCACCCATCGTCGTTGGTTGGCGCATTGCAATCCAGGACTACGCAGCTTGATTGGATCGGCGATCGGCGACGCTTGGGAGCGCGACCTCAGTCATATTGAAGCCTTGATTCCACTGGCTGATGATGCTGGTTTCCGCCAAAAGTGGCGGCAGGTGAAATCCGTAAACAAGACGCGGTTGTCACGCTTTGTCGAAGAGCGTACCGGCGTGTGCTTCATGGAGCACGCGCTGTTTGATGTGCAGGTCAAACGCATTCATGAATACAAGCGACAGCTATTGAATGTCCTGCATGTCATTCATTTGTATGATCGCATTTGTCGAGGTGACACGACAGGCATGGTGCCACGTTGCGTGCTCATCGGTGGCAAGGCAGCGCCCGGCTACTTTGTGGCCAAGGTTATCATCAAATTGATCAACAATGTCGGCGCCGTCATTAACTCTGATCCCAAAGCTTCGGAATGGCTCAAGTTGGTATTCCTACCCAACTATCAAGTTTCAGCGATGGAAATTATTTGTCCGGGTACGGAACTATCTGAACAGATCTCCACTGCTGGCAAAGAGGCTTCCGGTACGGGCAATATGAAATTCATGATGAACGGCGCGTTGACCATTGGAACGTTGGATGGTGCCAACATCGAAATCCGCGAGAAGGCCGGTGCCGACAACTTCTTCTTGTTCGGCTTGAATGCTGCCGAAGTGGCTGAGGCGCGCATGGGCTACGATCCAAACCGCATTATCAATAATGATCCGGAGATTCGGCAATTGATGGAGTTGCTGGAGGGCGGTCGGTTCAGTGCCAATGAACCTGGCATTTTCGATGTAATTACTGGTGGCTTGCGCAATCCGCATGATCCCTGGCTGACCATCGCCGATCTGCGCAGCTACATCGACTCGCAACGCGAGGTGGCCAAAGTTTACCGTGACGTCGAAACTTGGAATCGAATGAGCATTATCAATACGGCTAGTAGCGGATGGTTTTCTAGCGATCGCACCATTGGCCAGTATGCCGAGGAGATCTGGCAAGTGCGTCCTGTGGGTCGGGGTTAG